Proteins from a genomic interval of Deltaproteobacteria bacterium:
- the lipA gene encoding lipoyl synthase has protein sequence MERLPETYRRPPGSNSRSRQVKSLLRKNSLATVCEEARCPNLVHCFSRRIATFMILGSVCTRACGFCAIKTGRPIAGLDDFEGEARRVAAAAEELALKHVVVTSVTRDDLKDGGALAFCKAIEALRSLSSKPKVEVLVPDFHGNVDALAMVVRAKPDVLNHNMETVSRLYRTVRPQASYQRSLWLLSTAKEIDSGLITKTGIMLGLGEVEDEVVCLMRDCRDIDVDCFTAGQYLQPSKSHLPVVEYLSESQFSSYENHARDMGFKSYSVGPLVRSSYNAGEMFNS, from the coding sequence ATGGAGCGCTTGCCAGAGACGTATCGTCGCCCGCCGGGGAGCAATAGCCGCTCGCGCCAAGTTAAATCGCTACTCCGTAAAAATAGTTTAGCTACAGTATGCGAAGAAGCCCGGTGCCCCAATTTAGTGCATTGCTTCTCGCGTCGCATTGCGACTTTCATGATTCTAGGAAGCGTCTGCACGCGGGCTTGTGGTTTTTGCGCTATTAAAACTGGTAGGCCAATCGCGGGGCTCGACGATTTTGAGGGGGAAGCTAGGCGAGTGGCAGCGGCGGCAGAAGAGCTTGCGCTAAAGCATGTAGTTGTTACGTCGGTAACGCGCGATGATTTAAAAGACGGTGGTGCCTTAGCTTTTTGTAAGGCGATAGAGGCTTTGCGGAGTCTCTCAAGCAAACCCAAAGTGGAAGTGTTGGTTCCCGATTTTCACGGCAATGTCGACGCGCTTGCAATGGTGGTGAGAGCAAAACCAGATGTTCTCAACCACAACATGGAAACCGTTAGTCGCCTGTACAGAACCGTTAGGCCTCAAGCCTCATATCAGCGCTCGCTTTGGCTTCTCAGCACGGCAAAGGAAATTGATTCCGGGCTGATAACTAAGACAGGTATTATGTTAGGTCTCGGAGAGGTCGAGGATGAGGTAGTTTGCCTTATGCGAGATTGTAGAGATATAGATGTCGATTGCTTCACTGCCGGACAATATCTTCAGCCCAGCAAGAGCCACTTGCCGGTAGTAGAATACTTGAGTGAAAGCCAGTTTTCATCCTATGAGAACCACGCGCGCGATATGGGATTCAAGAGCTATTCAGTGGGTCCCCTAGTTAGGAGTAGTTATAATGCCGGTGAGATGTTTAACTCATGA
- a CDS encoding aminotransferase class I/II-fold pyridoxal phosphate-dependent enzyme produces MTFSCEEHAFRANRFPPYVLGTIAEKVMQARIEGIDVVDLSQMNPSTKLPARALDKLIQATLLPHNHRYSSSQGIAKLRWSVVSWYDRRFGVALDADREVVVTMGIKEGIGHMLMALLIEGDTAIVLTPSYPIHAASVLLAGGNIIEVPFLLGADLADGAKGKPLVMSGDSDAFFASLASAFEKTWPRPKFILLNFPHNPTGTVATVEFFERLVDFAVRNSLYVIHDFAYADICFDGYKAPSIMQVKGASEVAVEFYSLSKGYGLTGWRVGFCVGNCELVGALKKVKSYLDFGIFQPLQIAAIEVLKEETDRHVAEVVSEYGHRRDVLVDNLNSIGWEVTRPLGSTFVWAPIPTKWATEAGSRSFSERLLSDARVAVCPGVGFSAASDNFVRFALVASEDRIRRAVSEIGRVFGGK; encoded by the coding sequence ATGACCTTTTCTTGTGAGGAACATGCATTTCGTGCCAATCGTTTTCCTCCATATGTGTTGGGGACCATAGCGGAAAAAGTGATGCAGGCGAGAATCGAGGGCATTGATGTCGTCGATTTAAGCCAAATGAACCCATCTACTAAACTCCCGGCACGTGCTCTTGATAAGCTAATTCAGGCCACACTATTGCCACACAATCACAGATACTCGTCCTCTCAAGGAATCGCCAAATTGAGATGGTCGGTAGTAAGTTGGTATGATAGGCGTTTTGGAGTCGCATTAGACGCCGACCGAGAAGTGGTAGTTACCATGGGCATAAAAGAGGGCATTGGACACATGCTAATGGCCTTGCTCATTGAAGGCGACACTGCAATTGTCCTTACGCCTAGTTATCCCATTCATGCAGCTAGCGTTTTGCTCGCTGGGGGTAATATCATCGAGGTGCCGTTCCTACTTGGGGCAGATTTAGCAGATGGGGCAAAAGGCAAGCCACTTGTAATGTCGGGCGATAGCGACGCTTTTTTCGCCTCCTTAGCTTCTGCATTTGAAAAAACCTGGCCACGGCCTAAGTTCATACTGCTAAACTTTCCTCATAATCCAACAGGCACTGTTGCTACTGTGGAGTTTTTTGAAAGGTTGGTGGATTTTGCCGTTCGTAATTCGCTTTACGTTATTCACGATTTTGCCTATGCAGATATTTGTTTTGATGGCTATAAAGCGCCTAGCATTATGCAGGTTAAAGGCGCTAGTGAAGTAGCGGTCGAGTTTTATTCTCTTTCTAAGGGATATGGTTTAACGGGATGGCGAGTGGGATTTTGCGTTGGGAACTGCGAGCTAGTTGGCGCTCTGAAGAAGGTAAAAAGTTATCTCGATTTCGGAATCTTTCAGCCCTTGCAGATTGCTGCTATAGAGGTTTTGAAAGAGGAAACCGATAGGCATGTCGCTGAAGTCGTGAGTGAATATGGGCATAGGCGAGATGTGCTCGTCGATAACTTGAACAGTATTGGATGGGAAGTTACAAGGCCGTTAGGTAGCACTTTTGTTTGGGCTCCTATTCCTACTAAGTGGGCGACAGAAGCGGGTAGCAGGAGTTTTAGCGAGAGATTGTTAAGCGATGCAAGAGTGGCGGTCTGCCCGGGGGTAGGTTTCTCGGCTGCATCGGATAATTTCGTTCGCTTTGCGCTGGTTGCGAGTGAGGACAGAATTAGGAGGGCAGTGTCAGAAATCGGAAGGGTTTTTGGAGGCAAATGA
- a CDS encoding tetratricopeptide repeat protein: protein MFIIFLISLHVGYAHAADCAAAAGLVKKGVELADGSPEEAKHYRDAIELCSGLSEAHYNLGLNLAKANQVDEAIKEFDVAIKGRKEGDFLIGLANAYVQKKEFSRAREIYEDALKLEPSSTKATQGLALAYVSSEDFEKAEDVLRAAIQQNPDDAESYFSLGVVLDRLGRNKEAMVSYETAIEKGKKSPEVYAHLGGVVLKDGDVERAGTILQTVLASNPDNAVAHNNMGVLLELKGEKDNALREFRRAMDLDPNLESASKNFFRLSNT from the coding sequence GTGTTTATAATATTTTTGATATCGTTACATGTAGGCTATGCGCATGCGGCTGATTGTGCTGCTGCTGCGGGTTTAGTAAAAAAGGGAGTTGAGTTGGCCGATGGTTCACCAGAAGAGGCGAAGCATTATAGGGATGCTATCGAACTCTGCAGTGGGTTAAGCGAAGCCCATTACAATCTTGGGCTCAATTTAGCTAAGGCAAATCAAGTAGATGAGGCAATTAAGGAGTTTGACGTAGCTATTAAGGGCCGTAAGGAAGGTGATTTTTTAATTGGGCTTGCAAATGCCTATGTGCAAAAAAAAGAGTTTTCTCGCGCTCGCGAAATTTATGAGGATGCTCTCAAATTAGAGCCTTCGTCGACTAAGGCTACTCAGGGATTAGCGCTTGCGTATGTGTCGTCAGAGGATTTCGAGAAAGCGGAAGATGTTTTAAGAGCTGCCATTCAACAGAATCCAGACGATGCTGAGAGTTATTTTAGTTTGGGAGTTGTTTTGGATAGACTGGGGCGCAATAAGGAAGCTATGGTTAGTTATGAGACGGCAATAGAGAAGGGCAAAAAATCTCCCGAAGTTTATGCCCATCTAGGTGGTGTGGTGCTAAAGGATGGCGATGTGGAACGCGCCGGAACAATTTTACAGACCGTTCTTGCTAGTAATCCAGATAACGCTGTTGCGCACAACAATATGGGAGTATTGCTAGAACTAAAGGGCGAAAAGGATAACGCCTTGAGAGAGTTTAGAAGAGCAATGGATTTGGATCCCAACTTAGAGAGCGCGTCCAAGAATTTTTTTCGCTTGAGTAATACTTAG
- the aspS gene encoding aspartate--tRNA ligase → MSKHEVKFNIRTQKCNHANASQVGARVVLNGWVRRRRDHGGVIFVDLGDYTGCTQVVFQPDKGKVFELAQSLRSEYVISVSGVIRMRPEGARNTAIMTGEIELEATELTILSMSEPVPFPIQDDIDASEDVRLRYRFLDIRRPQMQKILRIRHRVCRAAREYLDDLGFCEIETPILTKTTPEGARDFLVPCRFSHGQFYALPQSPQLFKQILMCAGMDRYYQIVRCFRDEDFRANRQPEFTQIDLELSFVDEEIIMGLIEGLVVAIWDAASGVSLEVPFMRLSYDDAMDRFGVDAPDMRFGMELVDLSSVFKEADFRVFRDIVEAGGVVKGICLEAGAELSRKELDELANFVATYGVKGLSWIKCESGKFTSPIAKFLDEGMFQRVGDLFEVRDGDAILIAAGSFRQVSAALGALRVHLAKTRGLIEDESQLSFTWVTEFPLFEYEEETKRYLAVHHPFTSPLLVSENDRENFRSAPHKLKARAYDLVLNGQEIGGGSIRIHDRDVQSRVFELLGITPSEAEAKFGFLLNAFTFGAPPHGGIALGLDRLIMLISGATSIRDVIAFPKTASGVDLMVDAPSPANEAQLEELGLKLADRVREQK, encoded by the coding sequence ATGAGCAAGCACGAGGTCAAGTTTAACATTAGGACACAGAAGTGTAATCATGCCAATGCGTCGCAGGTGGGTGCGCGGGTTGTGCTAAATGGCTGGGTGCGTCGTAGGAGAGACCATGGTGGTGTTATATTTGTAGATTTGGGCGACTATACTGGCTGTACTCAAGTCGTTTTTCAGCCAGATAAGGGCAAGGTCTTTGAGTTAGCTCAGAGCTTGCGTTCGGAGTACGTTATATCGGTTAGCGGTGTAATTCGCATGCGGCCAGAAGGTGCTCGCAATACTGCTATAATGACCGGAGAGATCGAGCTCGAAGCGACCGAGTTAACTATCTTATCCATGTCGGAGCCGGTTCCGTTCCCTATACAGGATGACATCGATGCGAGTGAGGATGTTAGGTTGCGCTATAGATTTCTCGATATTAGGCGGCCGCAAATGCAAAAAATTCTTAGGATCAGGCATAGAGTGTGTAGGGCGGCGCGGGAATATCTGGACGATTTGGGCTTTTGCGAAATAGAGACGCCAATATTGACGAAAACCACTCCTGAAGGTGCCAGGGATTTTTTGGTGCCCTGCCGCTTTAGTCACGGGCAGTTTTATGCGCTTCCTCAGTCTCCACAGCTCTTTAAGCAGATACTGATGTGTGCGGGTATGGATCGGTACTATCAGATAGTGCGCTGTTTTAGAGATGAAGATTTTCGCGCTAATAGGCAGCCAGAGTTTACCCAGATAGATTTAGAGCTTTCATTTGTGGATGAAGAAATTATAATGGGTTTAATTGAGGGTTTGGTCGTGGCAATTTGGGATGCTGCTAGTGGCGTCTCTTTAGAAGTGCCATTTATGAGGTTGTCTTACGACGACGCCATGGATCGCTTTGGCGTCGATGCGCCGGATATGCGTTTTGGAATGGAGCTAGTCGATTTAAGTAGCGTGTTTAAAGAAGCGGATTTTCGCGTTTTTCGAGACATAGTTGAGGCAGGTGGTGTTGTGAAGGGAATTTGCCTGGAGGCGGGAGCGGAGCTATCGCGCAAAGAACTAGATGAGTTGGCGAACTTTGTCGCGACTTACGGAGTAAAAGGACTTAGTTGGATAAAGTGCGAGTCTGGAAAATTCACTTCGCCTATTGCTAAATTCTTAGACGAAGGAATGTTTCAGCGCGTTGGCGATTTGTTTGAAGTTCGCGATGGAGACGCAATTCTAATTGCGGCGGGAAGCTTTAGACAAGTGAGTGCAGCTTTGGGGGCTTTAAGGGTGCATTTGGCTAAAACGCGCGGTCTAATCGAGGACGAGAGCCAACTTAGTTTTACATGGGTTACCGAATTTCCGTTGTTTGAATACGAGGAGGAGACGAAGCGCTATTTAGCTGTGCATCATCCGTTTACCTCGCCATTGCTGGTTAGCGAGAACGATCGGGAGAATTTTCGTAGTGCGCCGCATAAGCTTAAGGCAAGGGCCTATGACCTAGTGCTAAATGGCCAAGAAATCGGAGGTGGTAGTATCCGCATTCACGATCGCGATGTGCAATCGAGAGTTTTTGAGCTTCTTGGAATTACGCCCAGCGAAGCTGAGGCAAAATTTGGTTTTCTGTTAAATGCCTTTACATTTGGTGCGCCACCTCATGGTGGAATAGCTTTGGGATTAGATCGCCTAATAATGCTAATTTCTGGGGCAACTTCTATCCGCGACGTTATTGCCTTCCCTAAGACGGCAAGCGGCGTAGATTTAATGGTGGATGCGCCTAGTCCAGCAAATGAAGCTCAACTTGAAGAACTTGGATTGAAGCTTGCCGATCGCGTTCGCGAACAGAAGTAA
- a CDS encoding undecaprenyl-diphosphate phosphatase → MPISIAILLGLIQGLTEFLPVSSSGHLVVFQLLSEGLLGAPKIPLSFDVFLHLATLLVTLIFLRADIVRVLRYGLTAGERGSWGKSLALLVVIGSLPAAVVGLCFKEEIEAYFSSLSVVANGLLVTTAFLVAAHFRQRAAAHKNQTVEFTESDGWTLPSVLQAFIIGMAQALAILPGISRSGSTIAVALLLGVSADSAVRYSFFLSIPAILGATILEANNLLSLTQSVLVSYLAGFLVTCISGWFAMKWLIVFTRRSYLLYFAAYTLLLSLFLRF, encoded by the coding sequence ATGCCAATATCTATAGCGATCTTGTTAGGCCTGATTCAAGGGTTAACTGAGTTTCTACCGGTGAGCTCCTCGGGGCATCTTGTTGTATTTCAGCTTTTGTCCGAAGGTTTATTAGGTGCTCCTAAAATTCCACTATCTTTTGATGTGTTTCTTCATTTAGCGACATTGTTAGTTACGTTGATATTTTTGCGTGCAGATATTGTTCGCGTTCTGCGTTATGGATTGACTGCTGGGGAACGTGGTTCGTGGGGGAAAAGCTTAGCCTTGTTGGTGGTAATTGGCAGCTTGCCGGCAGCTGTTGTGGGTTTATGTTTTAAAGAGGAAATCGAAGCATATTTTTCATCATTGTCGGTAGTTGCAAATGGTTTGCTGGTTACAACTGCCTTTCTCGTTGCTGCTCACTTTAGACAGAGGGCAGCGGCACATAAGAACCAGACTGTAGAATTTACGGAAAGCGATGGGTGGACGCTCCCGTCAGTTTTACAAGCCTTCATTATCGGCATGGCCCAGGCACTTGCAATACTGCCTGGGATCTCTCGATCTGGTTCAACAATTGCCGTGGCTTTATTGCTTGGGGTGTCAGCGGACTCTGCTGTTAGGTATTCCTTCTTCTTGTCCATCCCAGCTATATTGGGTGCTACAATACTTGAGGCGAACAATCTTTTATCACTAACTCAGAGCGTTTTGGTAAGTTACCTTGCTGGATTTCTCGTTACGTGTATTTCAGGCTGGTTTGCTATGAAATGGCTAATCGTCTTTACCAGGCGCTCATATCTTTTATATTTTGCAGCTTATACGCTTTTGTTAAGTTTATTTTTGAGATTTTAG